AGGACGGGCCGAAATGGGCGCTGTCGATGATTGCAATCCTGCCTGTTGCCGGGCTGTTTGCCGCCTTGCGGCTGGGTGAAGGGATCGGCGCGGCCGTAGACCCTTACGCCTTCCATTGCCTGGCCTCGGGCACCGCCGCATCGGCGCTGACCTTCGTGGCCCTGACCTATTGGCTCAAACGTGGTGCCCCGGTGTCGACCGAGACGGCAGGCTTGTTCGCCGGGATTGCCTCGGGCGCCATTGGCAGCTTTGCCTACGGCCTGTCCTGCCCGATCGATGGGGTCACCCACCTTGGCCTGTGGCACGTCTTCCCGATCGCCATCGCCGGTGCTCTTGGCCGGGCCATCCTGCCACGGATCATCCGGTGGTGATCAGCAAAGGATTTTGACCTCCCTCGCCCGTTGGTGCAAATTGCGCGAATGGGCGAGGCAGCAGCACAATTGACAGACAGGGCAGGCATCGATCTGTCGCAACTGAGCGACCGCGAGTTGCGCAAGCTCGAATTACAGATCGCCCGCAAACATAGCGGGATGTTCCCTTGGGGCATTGTGGTCTGGGCCTTCCTGAACCTGGCCGTCTGGCTCAGCCTGTGGCCGCTCGTATTGCTGGACATTATCCCGCTATGGCTGGGATTTGTTGTTGCCTCCGTCAATCTGTCATTGGTCTATCTGCCGACCCATGATGCCCAGCATCACATTATCGGGCGCCCGGGCACGCGGTGGTACTGGCTGAACGAACTGGTCGGCCACGCCACCAGCTGGATGATCCTGACCCCGTTTGAAGTGTGGCGGATCACCCATATGGACCATCATCGCCATACCAATGATCCGGAACTGGATGTCGACATTACCAGCCATGCAGACAATGGCTGGCAAGCGATCTGGCGGTCCATCCGGCAACGCCAGCCAGACTCCAAACGGCAAGAGGATTATGCTGCTTCGGTCCAGCGCGCCGGCCGGGAGGATCTCCTCGGCCAAGCCGCGCTGTTCAAGCTTGGCCATCTGGCATTTCTGTTCGCAATGGCGTGGAGCGGCTATGCGCTCGAGGTATTCCTGCTGTGGTGGCTGCCCTACCACATAGCGATCACCTATCTCGTGTTCTTCCTGAGCTGGGCACCGCACAGCCCGAATATGGGCCAGGGTTGCTATCGCGACACCAAGAACTGGCGATCACAGGTTGGCAATATCCTGTCGATGGGGATGCAATATCACATCGTCCATCACCTCCATCCCTACATTCCGTTGATGCAAACAGGTGCAGCCTATCGGGAAATGAAGCCGATCCTGGAAGCACGCGGCTGCAAGCTGGAAATGTAGGGCGCGGCAGGCAGGCGGGCACTACTGCTTCGGAAAGGCCAGTCGCCAGAGGCGCAACAGGTACGGGGCGGACGGCATCAGCCACCCGCCCCGGTCCGATGGATATGCATCCAGCATCCTAGAAACGAAAACCAAGACCGGCGCTGATCACCCATGGATCGAGCTTGTGATCCGTGTTGATGATGTTCACGCCGCCAGCATTGAAGTTGGCCGTCGTGTCGACGAAATAGCGCTTCACATCAACGCCCAGCACCATGCCGGTGTCATTGAGATCGATGTCGGCACCGGCTTGCAGGACGAAGCCGAACTCGTTCGACAGGTTCACATCATCAATACCAAGCGCGGCAGCATCGGGGCCGACGCCTTCGTCGAAGATGAAGAAATGCGTTACACCGCCGCCGATATAGGGCTTGAAGCCGGAATCATTGGTCAGGTGAAACTTGCCTGTCAGCGTGGCTGGCAAAACGATCGCATTGTTGATCAGGTTGGTTCCGGCAAGGCCGCCGATTCCGTCGACATCGGTCGTGGTGATGCAGCAAATCGTCTCGATCGAGAAATTGCTGGCGATGAAGTACTCTGCCGCGATGGTCGGAACGACACTGTCGGTGACATTGGTTTGTGCATCGGCCGGCAAGCCGAACAGATCCGCGTTCACATCGGTGATCTCGCCATCGGGCAAGACACCCGTGACAAAAGCGCGAACCTGGATGTCACCCGCTTCCTGCGCAGACGCAGCGGACACCGGCAGGGCCATGGCGGCAAAGGCGCTGGCTGCAAGCAATGATGTCTTCAACATTTCAAAACCTCTCAAAACTCTCCGTCCGAACACTAAATGAGACTGAGTTACATTGGTGTCATTGAAAGAGATGGGCCATATTGATAGTTTTCATCTATGACCGGGCTTTAAGGAGCGACCTAACCGTCATTTCCTACCGGGCCGTGCGCTGATAGGTGGCCTCCATGCGAATGCCCCTCCACAAAGCGCGCTCAACCCGCCATACGGGGCGCGAGACCGGCTGCGTGCCCCTGTATTTTGAGCATCAGGACTGTGTTCCATGTGTTCCATCCAGTAGGATTTGAGCTTTGAGTATGAATGCCATCCGCCCCTGGCGCACGATTGAACGGCGCACATCGCGGCAAATCATGGTCGGCAATGTCCCGGTTGGTGGTGATGCGCCAATCACGGTGCAAACGATGACCAACACGCCGACCGAGGATGCGGTGGCGACGTTGGACCAGATCCGGCGCTGCGAAGATGCCGGAGCTGATATCATCCGGGTTTCGTGCCCGACCGAGGAATCGACCAGGTCCTTTGCCAAGATCACCAAGGCGGCAGCCGTCCCGATCGTCGCCGACATCCACTTCCACTACAAACGGGCGCTGGAGGCGGCGGACGCCGGTGCGGCGTGCTTGCGGATCAATCCCGGCAATATCGGATCTTCCCAGCGCGTAGCCGAAGTCGTCCGCGCCGCCAAAGCCAATGGCTGCGCAATCCGGATCGGCGTCAATGCAGGCAGCCTCGAGAAAGACCTGCTGGAGAAGTATGGCGAACCCTGCCCCGAGGCACTGATCGAAAGTGCGCTTGACCATATCAAGCTGCTCCAGGATCACGACTTCCACGAATACAAGGTCGCTGTGAAAGCAAGCGACGTGTTCCTGGCCGTTGCGGCCTATCACGGGCTGGCCGAAGCGGTCGATTGCCCGCTTCACCTCGGCATTACCGAAGCCGGGGGCCTGATCGGCGGCACCGTGAAGAGCTCGATCGGAATGGGCAGCCTGTTGTGGGCGGGGATCGGCGATACGATCCGCGTGTCACTCTCTGCGGAACCCGAGCAGGAAGTGAAAGTCGGCTTCGAAATGCTCAAGGCCCTGGGCTTGCGCACTCGCGGCGTGCGGGTCGTGTCGTGCCCGAGTTGTTCACGCCAGGGCTTCGACGTGATCCGCACGGTAGAGGCACTTGAAACCCGGCTTGAGCACATCAAGACCCCGATGAGCCTCTCTGTCCTTGGCTGTGTCGTCAATGGCCCGGGCGAGGCGCGCGAAACCGATATTGGCCTGACCGGCGGCGGAAAGGGCAAACATATGGTATATCTCAGCGGCGTGACTGATCATCATGTCGAAGACCAGGACATGCTTGATCACATCGTCAAGCTGGTCGAGGAGAAAGCCGCCAAGATCGAAGCCGGCGAAGCCGAGGCTTTTGACCCGCATGCGGTGGCGGCCGAGTGAGAATATGCCGACGGATGAGCAAACCGGAATAGAAGCCGAACTGCAACAGGCGGTTCCGCAGGAACAGCTGCCTATCAAAGCCGAACGGGCACGGTCCGTAGGCGCGATTGCTGCTGGCGCTTTTGCACTGGGCGCGTTCGCGATGGGCGCGGTGGCTATTGGCGCCCTCGCCATCGGCAGAGTTGCGATTGGCCGACTACGGATCCGTGATGCGCAGATTGACCGGCTGCGAGTAGGACGCCTTGAAGTTGAGGACTAGGCCCTTGTTCCGGTCAGCCTTCGCCGCACCCCTAGCACTGGCGGTGGCTGCATGTGTACCCGCCAGCAATGCTCCGGTTGCCAGCGCGTCAAAGGCAGAGAAACATCCCGAAGCGCGGCTCTACGACGCCAGCCTCGATGCCAGCATGGCCGTCGACGCGGCCCTGGAACGCGCCGCCGGGCGGAACGTGAATGCTCTGGTCGTGATGGGTGCCAATTGGTGCCATGACAGCCGCGCCTTTGCTGGCTGGAGCGAGACTCCCCGCTTTGCGGCGATGCTGGCCCAGCGGTTTGAACTGGTGTTCATCAATGTCGGGATGCCGCAAACCGGCGACGGGCATAATCTTCATATTGCCAAGCGGTTCGGGATCGAAGAACTCGAAGGCACGCCCACAGTGCTGGTCATCGCGCCAGACGGGAACGTTCTGAATGGCGATACGGCGAAGACCTGGCGCGACACAGCCAGCCGCAGCGAAGACGCAGTTTTCGAAGAACTGGCCGCGTTCCCTCTACCTGCGCGATAGGCGCAATATTTGCCTTGTCTTGATTGGTCCAATACAGTCGGATCACCATCGGGTCAGACTATCTTGATCGGACCGGGCCAAGATCCGGCTGATCGCGATTCTTGCAAAGGGGATGCCCAATGGCAAAAGGAATGCTTGTAACAAATGCCGGACCTGCGGAGACCAGGGGGGCATCGATCTTCAAGTCCGATGGCGCGGCGGATGGTGCTGCTTCGGGAACGGCCAAAGGTGCCATTCCCGCCAACTACCTGACCAAGCTGCTGACATTGTTCCCGACCGAGATTGTCGGGATTTACACCGCGATGGTCGCCATCTGGGGTCAGTCGACCTGGTGGATCGCCACCGCATCCCTGCTTGCCTTGCTGATCCTGCGCTATGTCATGCTGAAAGCCGACGGCAAGAAACTGCTGTGGCAAGCCTATCTGGTCAGTATCGTGTCCTTCATTCTGTGGCTGTTCGTGCAGAAAGATGCCTTCGTGGTCGACATGTTGCAGGATTTCGGAACACCCGAAGAGATTCAGAAAGCAGCCTCTGCTCTCGCCGTATTCTGGGCCGGGATCATGCCAGCGATCACAAAGCTTGAGGCCAAGGAGTAGCCACCCTACCTCGGGCAGGTGCTGCACGTCGTCCACCATGCCGATTACATGGCTCCGCGCCCAGAGCGGGGGACATTTAAATTCGACAAGTACTTCCTGGTCATGGAGGCTTTGCGCGCGAGCGGCGAACCCGTCACCGAACACGCTCCGGAGCCGATGCCGCGCGAATGGCTCGAGGCGGTGCATTGCCCCGACTATGTTGATCAGGTTTTCACCGGCACGGTTCCGCGAGACAAGGAACGGCGGATCGGATTCCCGGTCACCTCGCATATTGCCAGCCGGGTACGCCATACCAATGGCGGGACCTGGCTCGCGGCGCAGCTAGCAAAGGCGCATGGTTATGCCGCCAACAGTGCTGCGGGCAGCCATCACGCGCTTTACGATGCCGGTGCAGGCTATTGTGTGTTCAATGATCTGGCGGTTGCTGCCAACCGGCTGATTGCAGAAGGCGATGCACGCCATATTCTGATCGTCGATCTCGATGTGCATCAGGGCGATGGCACCGCCAGCCTGACTGCCCTGCGTGACGACGTGGTTACCTTTTCCATGCATGCAGAGAAGAATTTCCCGGTGCGCAAGGCGCGCTCGAACCTGGATGTCCCGCTCGCGGACGGGATCGGCGACGAAGCCTATATGGCTACCCTCGCCCGGCACTTGCCGGCGCTGCTTGACGACGTTGAACCGGATCTTGTTCTCTATCAGGCCGGGGTCGACCCGCATGAAGGAGACAGGCTTGGACGGCTGGCGCTTTCCAGCGAGGGGCTGTGCACCCGTGATCGCTATGTGATTGCCGAAGTCCGTCGCCGGGGCTTGCCCGTCGCCAGCGCACTTGGCGGTGGCTATGGCGAAGACCAGCATGAGGTTGCTGCCCGGCACGCTCGATCAATGCTGGCAATGGCGGATGAAAACAGACTTCAGGGCGGCTTTACACCCGCTTAATCTACCTGCGGTAGTCTGTGGCAATGATTGGACGCTACCTCTTGCTGGCCTTTGGCTTGTGCGCCCTGGTGATTGCATTTGTGCCGAGTGACACCGGCACCGGCCCGGCGCCGGCATCTCCAGATGGAGAACAGCAAGGCGATCTCTCCCTGAATGCAAGCACTCCTGCCTCTGCCGATTGGTATGCGGGAACTCACACGCTAGCGCGCCAGCCGGACGGCCATTTTTACGCTGATGCGCGAGTTGGCGGCACACCTTTGCGAATGATGGTCGATACTGGTGCAAGCGTTATCGCTCTGACGGGACCGGATGCCCTGGCAGCAGGGTTGTCGTGGGATGATGCGCAAATCGCGCAAGTCGGATCGGGTGCCAGCGGCGCGGTGTTCGGGATCAATACGATGCTGGACGAGGTCGAAATTGGCGGCATGGTCCGGCGCAATGTGCGTGCTGTGATAATCCCGCAAGGCCTCGAAGTGTCATTACTTGGCCAATCCTACCTGTCGCAAATCAGCTCTGTCAAGATCGCTGCCGACAAGATGGTGATGGACGCGCAATAGTTCGCGCAACCGGCCCATGGCGCGACAATCCTAGAAGTAGATGTCGATGTAGTCGGTCAGCAAATCGCACCATTCGAACTCGCGCAAGCGCCAGTACTTCCGGTTCTGCGTCACGGCGAAGCGCCAATTTGTCCTGCGCTGACGGCACAGCCGCCCTTCGTCTGGCGTGTCCACTATCGAGACGAGTCCATCAAGTATGAAATAGTCAGGCCCGATCTCGGTGACCCTGCCTTCGACGAGCAATTTGCCGGGGCCGCCTTGCGCATTTTGCATGCCGCGCAGGATCATCACTCCACCATTTTGCCTAATGTCTACCGGCCCACGATCTTCCCAGCCGATCCATTGCAAAGTGATGCCACCATTGCCCCTCAGACGCAGAGCAGCATCCTGATCAAGAATTCTCGTCGGCGAAGGAGGTAACGGCGTTGTTTCCTGCGCCACTTCCGGAGATGGTGGGCGATCAGGCGACGCCCGCAGACCGGCCGGTGCTGCAGGAACGCTTGCCGCTAGATCCGGGACATTCGGCGCATCGGCAGGGATGGCGCATCCGGCAAGCAGTCCTGCCGCAACAACGATCAAAGCGCGTACCATTTCCCGATACCCCTTCCCCGGAATCCGTTTCTCTCTCACGGGTGCCATGCTAGGGCGAGCGCCTGACAAAGGAAAGAAATCCCCTCATGCCGACACTTGATACCGACTACCTCATTATTGGCGCCGGCGCGGTTGGCCTCTCCTTTGCCGATGTCGTCCTGCAAGAGGATCCCGACGCGCATCTGACCATCGTCGACAAACATTCCAAGCCGGGCGGACACTGGAACGATGCCTACAGCTTCGTCGCGCTGCACCAGCCGAGCGCATCTTACGGCATCAATTCAGTTGACCTGGGCAGCAACCGCATCGACGAGGCAGGGCCGAACAAGGGCTATTACGAGCTCGCCAGCGGGCCCGAAGTTGTTGCCTATTTCGATAATGTGATGCGCGATCACTTTCTCCCGACCGGCCGTGTCGATTATCATCCGTTGTCCGAGTACACTGGCGAACACACCTTCCGCGGCGTGCTGTCGGGGCAGGAAACGAAAGTGAAAGTGCGGCGCAAGGTCGTCGATGGCACATTCTACGACACATCTGTGCCTTCCACGCATACCCGCAAGTTCGAAGTCGCCAATGATGTCCGCATCGTTGTTCCCGGCGCGCTGCCCGATCTCTGGAAGAAGCCGGATGAAATCCCGGCACACTATTGTATTCTGGGCGCAGGGAAGACTGCGATGGATGCAGGCGTGTGGCTTGTCGAAGCAGGCATCGATCCGTCCAAGATCAGCTGGGTACGCCCCCGCGATAGCTGGATGCTCAACCGCCAGTATACCCAGCCGGGTGTCGAGTTTTTCGAAGGAGTCATCGCCAGCCAGATCCGCCAGATGGAAGCCTGTGCGCAGGCCAGTGACGCCAACGACCTGTTCCTGCGGCTGGAGGCCGGTGGCGATATGCTCCGGCTAGACAAGGACGTGGTGCCGACCATGTTCCACTATCCCACCATTTCAGTTGGCGAAGTCGAACGTTTGCAGACCATTACCGATGTCATCCGCAAGGGACGTGTCCGCAGTATCGAGCGGGGTGTCCTGCATCTCGAGCAGGGTGAACACGCCATGCCGGCAGACACGCTCTACATCGATTGCACAGCATCTGCGGTCCACAAGACCGAGACCAAGCCGCAATTTGAAGAAGGCCTGATTACACCCCAATTGATGCATGTGCCCCTGGTCACACTCAATGCTTCGATCACCGCCTTCCTCGAGGTGCATCTGGATACAGATGAGGAGAAGAACGCCCTCAGCGCGGTTTCCCCGTTCTGCCATTCTATCGAAGGTTTTCCGGCAACCGTGATGGGCACCGGAATGAGCCGGATGCGCTGGGCCCAATATCCCGAATTGATGGCGTGGCTGGAACGGTCACGGCTCAATCCGGCTTCCCGTGCCATTGCGCAGTTGAAGCAGGAAGATCCGTCAAAATTGGCCATCCTTGCGCCTATGCAAGCTGCCGTGATGGCTGCCGGGCCCAACCTCATGCGCCTTGCGGCGATGGCGGAAGACTAGGAACAATCTGGAAATTCTGCGCTTCACGGTGCAGACATGCAATTCCTGTTATGGTGAGGACTATGAAACGCCGTGATCTGATCAAGGGAGCCGTTGCCACCGGAGCGCTGGCCGCACTGCCAGCGCGTGCTTTCGCGCAACCTGCCAAGGGCAGCCAGAGAGACCGGAAGCTCTTCGCGCTTGCGAAGGAACAACTCGACAAGGCTGGCGACGTCATCTGGAAACGCGACATTGTCGGTATTTCGGACTTCGGACTGCGGTCCAGCGAGCCGAGATTCCATTTCGTGAATCTCGATCGCCAAGAAGTGAAGAGCTATTTGGTAAGCCACGGGACCGGATCGGATCCCGAACATGACGGGTGGCTCAATTCCTATTCCAATATCGAAGGGTCAAACGCCACCAGCAAAGGCGCCTATGTCACGTGGGAATGGTACAAGGGGCGTTATGGCACTTCAGTCCGCTTGGGAGGCCTTGATACGACCAACAACAATGCGTTGCGCCGCTATATCGTGATGCACCGTGCGCGTTATGCCGAACCCGAACATGTCGAACGCTGGGGCCGCCTTGGTCGCTCGAATGGTTGTTTCGCCATGGGCGAAGAACAGTTCCGCATTGCACTGCTCAACCTCTCCGGCGGACGGTTGCTCTATGCAGACAGCCTTGGCTGGAGTGAAGACGGATCGGTTGTCGAGCGGCCAGAGCCGCGCGATCTTGAATTGTTGGTGCCCGACAACGCGACCGGTGAAGACCGGCTCAATCCCGGCGTCTACTAATTTGCGCGATTAGATCGTGCGGGGATCATCCTCGATCACGATGATCTGTTCGTTCGTCACCCGCGAGCGGTTGGCCACACGCGGCTTTGCAAACGCATCGATTACGGCAGCATCGCGTCCGTAAAGATCGCGGAAGGTCGACAATTTGCCTTCGATGTCCGTCGCCATCGTGAAATAGGTGATATAGACCGGCATCTTCTTCTCGAAACGGACCCGGGTGTATTTGCCGGACGTCAGCTTCGCGACACCCTCGTCAGCCGTCAGACCCGCTTGCAGGATAGCGAGCGTGAGCGCGAGTTCGGTCGCGCGTTCGGTGCGGATACAGCCATGGCTGAGCGCCCGGCTCGCATTCTTGAACAGGCCACGGCTTGGCGTATCATGCAGGAAAATCGCATGCCGGTTGGGCATGTCGAGCTTCATCCGGCCTAGCGAATTCGTCGGCCCTGGTTGCTGTACAACGGTGACCCAGCCATTCGCACCGCGAGTGGCTTTGTAGCCTTTGGCGCGAGCCCAACCCGGATTCCCGAGAACGCGGGCGCCCAGTCCCTCACCCCTCACAATGCTTTGCGGCACCGTCCAGGTCGGGTTGAGGATCACCCCTTCGACCACTTCGGCCAGTTGCGGGGTCGCGGTGCGGCCTGGCTTGCCGACAATGGTTCGATAGGTGCGCACGATCTTGTCATTCACCGTCAGTCGCAGCTGGTATTCCGGCACATTGGTGATCAGATATTGCCCGCCGAGATCGCGTGGCAACCAGCGCCAGCGATCCATATTCGCCTGGATCTGCCTGAACTCGCTGCTTCCCGGTGTCGCTCCGGCCAGTGCTTCGCGCAGGACCGCATAATCGGGATGCAGTGGGGCAACGCTATCGAGGGCTGAGCCCAGATCGCCGCTCGTGAGTGCAGTCTTGAGGATTTTGCCGCTGCGATAGCGATCCGCGTCAGGATCCATCACGAACCATTGCTTGCGTCCGGCCATTGGCGTCCGGCCGTCACGCATATCCTCGACCAGCCAGACGAAACGCTCGCTGGCGGCAGCATCCAGCGCCGCACTGGCACCTTGGGCAATAATTCCTTGCAACCCGACAGCATCATAATCTTCCGGATCAAGTCCTTCGGAATCGATCCCTTCGATCAGGGATACCAAGGCGTTGGCCTGATCGATCGACCAGCTCTGGACCACCGGATCCACTTGCTGAACCGTCTCGAAGGTTCCGTCGAACGCCTTCTCGATCGAATCTTGGGTTGGCGCATCATAGTCCGCGTCACCAGCCTCGGCGGTCGACGTGGTTGGCAAAGCTTCGACAGGAGCAGGCGGAAGAAGATTCTCGGGCTCGGCCTGCTGGGCCAGTGCCGCGACCGGCAACACCAGGCCAACTCCGGCCAGAAACAAGGATTTGCGCATATTCGCCTTCATGAATGACAACCCACCAAAGTTGAGGAGCGTTTCGATTTGCCCCGTATTGCAGCCAATTTGCCGCATTCCTCGATTTCCATCAAGCATCGACGCTTTCCCCATGCTGAATTATTCCGCGACGTGACGCAGGCGTCCACTGGCCCTAGGAGGCGACCATGCATCGCGATCACCCTGTTTTGCCATTCCTGCTAACCTTCGCAGGGGTCGGGATGCTCTCATTGATGGATGCCTTCATGAAAGGCGCGTCGCTGGCCATCGGGGCGTATAGCGCGGCTGTTTGGAGGGCCGCCCTTGCCTGCTTGATCATAGCGCCTTTCTGGTTGTTGCTGGGCGGGAGATGGCCGGCGCGCAATGTGCTCAAGCTGCACTTGCTGCGGGGTACCGTATCGGCATTCATGGCGCTCAGCTTCTTCTATGCGCTGACCAAGCTACCGATTGCAGAGGCGATTGCGATTTCATTTATTGCGCCGCTCATCGCACTCTACCTTGCCGCCCTCTTGCTGGGCGAACAGATCCGCCGCGAAGCCATCTTTGCCTCGATCCTGGGTTTCGGCGGCACAATTGTGATTATCGGAGGGAAGATCGGGCGCGAGCCACCCAGCGAGGATGTCTGGCTGGGGCTGGGTGCGATCCTGTTCTCCGCGATGCTGTATGCGTATAATTTCGTCGTCATCCGGCAACAATCGCAAGTCGCCAAACCGGCCGAAATCGCCACCTTCCATGGCGGTGTCGCAGCCTTGGTGCTGGGACTTGGCGCACCATGGTTCCTGGAATGGCCCACAACTGCCGCCATGATTGATCTGGGATGGGCTGCATTGCTGACGGTTGGTGGCGCCATGGCGCTGGCCTGGGCCTATGCCAGGGCGGAAGCGCAGGCTCTGGTGCCAATCGAATATTCGGGCTTTCTCTGGGCTTCGCTGTTTGGCTGGCTGTTCTTCGCCGAGCAAGTGACCTTGCCTACCATCGCGGGAACTCTGCTGATTGTCGCCGGGTGCTGGATTGCGGCCCGCGCGCCGACCGAACAAAGCACCATCTAAGACCAATCTCCGATCAATCGACGGCCCGTCTCCTCTTGACCAAACCGCTGCTCTAGCGCAGGTGCGCAGCAGATAAATCGGGCGCAGCGCGAGGCATCGCGCCGCCCTTCCAGATTCGTGATGAAAGGACCCCCGGATGACCCAGGTCGGTAAAGACACGCTCGGCACCCGCAGCACTTTGACAGTCGATGGCAAGGACTATGCCTACTACTCTTTCGCCAAGGCGGCAGAGAAGATCGGCGATGTCTCGAAGCTCCCCTTCAGCATGAAAGTACTGCTGGAGAATATGCTGCGCTTCGAAGACGGCGGCTTCACCGTGTCGACCGACCATGTCCAGGCGATTGCCGACTGGCAGAAAGATCCCAAGACCGGCGGCGAAATCCAGTATCGTCCGGCGCGCGTTCTGCTGCAGGATTTCACCGGCGTTCCGTGCGTGGTCGACCTTGCTGCAATGCGTGACGCAATCAAGGATCTGGGCGGTGATACGGCCAAGATCAATCCGCAGGTTCCCGTGAACCTGGTCATCGATCACTCGGTAATGGTCGACGAGTTCGGCCACCCGAAAGCGTTCGAAAAGAACGTCGAGCTGGAATACCAGCGTAACGCCGAACGCTATGACTTCCTGAAATGGGGCTCCAAGAGCTTCCAGAACTTCTCCGCTGTACCTCCGG
This is a stretch of genomic DNA from Parerythrobacter jejuensis. It encodes these proteins:
- a CDS encoding DMT family transporter — translated: MHRDHPVLPFLLTFAGVGMLSLMDAFMKGASLAIGAYSAAVWRAALACLIIAPFWLLLGGRWPARNVLKLHLLRGTVSAFMALSFFYALTKLPIAEAIAISFIAPLIALYLAALLLGEQIRREAIFASILGFGGTIVIIGGKIGREPPSEDVWLGLGAILFSAMLYAYNFVVIRQQSQVAKPAEIATFHGGVAALVLGLGAPWFLEWPTTAAMIDLGWAALLTVGGAMALAWAYARAEAQALVPIEYSGFLWASLFGWLFFAEQVTLPTIAGTLLIVAGCWIAARAPTEQSTI